Proteins co-encoded in one Papaver somniferum cultivar HN1 chromosome 5, ASM357369v1, whole genome shotgun sequence genomic window:
- the LOC113284179 gene encoding ubiquitin-activating enzyme E1 1-like isoform X1 encodes MGCGWVFNSLLNYMLPKKRPTTVLVDNTNINTAGEGESLLKKSRIDCMISSATENTTNSSSGNGNFNSGSSGDIVVNNPDTPMAMGDGSSNDIDEDLHSRQLAVYGRETMRRLFGANVLISGMNGLGAEIAKNLILAGVKSVTLHDEGTVELWDLSGNFLFAETDVGKNRALASVQKLQELNNAVAVSTLTEKLSKEQLSNYQAVVFTDIGLESAIEFDEYCHNHKPAISFIKTEVRGLFGSVFCDFGPEFTVVDVDGEEPHTGIIASISNDNPALVSCVDDERLEFQDGDLVVFSEVHGMTELNDGQPRKVKNARPYSFELDVDTTNYGGYMRGGIVTQVKQPKVLKFRTLKEAMNDPGDYLLSDFSKFDRPPLLHLAFQALDKFIGELGRFPAAGSEEDAQKLISFSKTINETSGDVRLEEIDEKLLRHFSFGSKAVLNPMAAMFGGIVGQEVVKACSGKFHPLYQFFYFDSVESLPAEPLDPSDLKPVNSRYDAQISVFGSKLQKKLEDSKVFMVGSGALGCEFLKNLALMGVSCSNQGKLTITDDDVIEKSNLSRQFLFRDWNIGQAKSTVAASAASSINPNLHIEALQNRASPETESVFNDAFWENLNVVVNALDNVNARIYMDQKCLYFQKPLLESGTLGAKCNTQMVIPHLTENYGASRDPPEKQAPMCTVHSFPHNIDHCLTWARSEFEGLLEKTPTEVNSYLSNPTEYINAMKKAGDAQARENLERVIECLDRDKCEGFQDCLTWARLKFEDYFVNRVKQLTFTFPEDASTSSGARFWSAPKRFPRPLEFSVDDLSHLQFIMAASILRAETFGIPIPDWVKNPSKCATAVNNVIVPDFQPKEGVNIVTDEKATNLSSASIDDASVINDLTRKVEDCSSKLPSGFRMSPVQFEKDDDTNYHMDLIAGFANMRARNYSIPEVDKLKAKFIAGRIIPAIATSTAMATGLVCLELYKVIDGAHKVEDYRNTFANLALPLFSMAEPVPPKVFKHRDMAWTVWDRWVLRDNPTLRELMQWLKDKGLNAYSISCGTSLLFNSLFPRHKDRMDRKVVDLAREVAKVEVPPYRRHIDVVVACEDDEDNDIDIPLVSVYFQ; translated from the exons ATGGGGTGTGGTTGGGTTTTCAACAGTTTGTTAAACTATATGCTTCCTAAAAAGAGACCTACTACTGTGTTAGTAGACAACACCAACATCAACACGGCAGGGGAAGGAGAATCATTGCTTAAGAAATCGAGGATTGATTGTATGATTTCTTCAGCTACTGAGAATACCACCAACAGCAGTAGTGGTAACGGGAATTTTAATTCTGGTAGTAGTGGAGATATTGTGGTGAATAATCCAGATACACCAATGGCAATGGGTGATGGAAGTTCAAATGATATTGACGAAGATCTTCATAGTCGACAACTTGCTGTTTATGGACGTGAAACCATGAGGAGGCTGTTTGGTGCGAATGTGCTTATATCTGGGATGAACGGATTGGGTGCAGAAATTG CAAAGAATCTTATTCTCGCTGGTGTCAAATCCGTAACTCTTCATGACGAAGGCACAGTGGAGCTGTGGGACTTGTCTGGCAACTTTCTTTTCGCTGAAACAGATGTGGGAAAGAATAGGGCCCTTGCTTCTGTGCAAAAGCTGCAAGAGTTGAACAACGCGGTAGCTGTTTCAACCTTAACAGAGAAACTGTCTAAGGAGCAGCTTTCCAACTACCAG GCTGTCGTATTTACTGATATCGGCTTGGAGTCTGCCATTGAGTTTGACGAATACTGTCATAATCACAAGCCTGCGATCTCTTTCATCAAAACTGAAGTCCGGGGTCTTTTTGGCTCTGTATTCTGCGATTTTGGTCCTGAATTTACTGTTGTGGATGTTGATGGGGAGGAGCCACATACGGGTATAATTGCATCCATCAGTAATGACAATCCTGCACTTGTTTCTTGCGTTGATGATGAGCGACTGGAGTTTCAAGATGGAGACCTAGTTGTATTCTCTGAAGTTCATGGGATGACAGAACTGAATGATGGACAGCCCAGGAAGGTCAAAAATGCCAGACCTTACTCCTTTGAACTTGACGTGGACACTACAAATTATGGGGGGTATATGAGAGGTGGTATAGTCACACAGGTGAAACAACCGAAGGTGTTGAAGTTTAGGACACTGAAAGAAGCGATGAATGATCCTGGTGATTATCTTCTGAGTGATTTTTCTAAGTTTGATCGCCCCCCTCTGCTGCACTTGGCTTTTCAAGCATTGGATAAGTTCATAGGGGAATTGGGACGATTCCCTGCTGCTGGGTCAGAAGAGGATGCACAAAAGCTGATTTCTTTCTCTAAAACCATCAATGAAACTTCTGGCGATGTACGGCTGGAGGAGATTGATGAGAAACTATTGCGCCATTTCTCCTTTGGCTCCAAAGCTGTTTTAAATCCCATGGCGGCCATGTTTGGTGGTATTGTAGGCCAAGAGGTTGTGAAAGCATGCTCTGGAAAGTTCCATCCTCTTTATCAG TTCTTTTACTTTGACTCTGTTGAATCTCTTCCTGCCGAGCCATTGGATCCTAGCGATTTGAAACCAGTAAATAGCCGGTATGATGCGCAAATATCAGTGTTCGGATCCaagctccagaagaaactcgaggATTCTAAAGTGTTTATGGTTGGATCTGGTGCTCTTGGTTGTGAATTCTTGAAGAACCTAGCTCTGAtgggagtttcctgcagcaaccAAGGGAAGCTAACAATTACTGATGATGATGTCATTGAGAAGAGTAATCTTAGCAGACAGTTTCTTTTCAGGGACTGGAACATTGGCCAGGCTAAGTCTACAGTTGCTGCCTCTGCCGCCTCGTCAATAAATCCAAACTTGCACATTGAAGCTCTTCAAAATCGTGCATCTCCTGAAACAGAAAGTGTGTTTAATGATGCATTTTGGGAAAATCTGAATGTTGTTGTCAATGCACTCGATAACGTGAACGCTAGGATATATATGGATCAGAAGTGCTTGTATTTCCAGAAACCACTTCTGGAGTCTGGAACTTTAGGTGCTAAATGCAACACTCAGATGGTTATTCCCCATTTGACGGAGAACTATGGTGCCTCAAGGGACCCACCAGAAAAGCAGGCGCCAATGTGTACCGTTCACTCATTCCCACACAACATTGATCACTGCTTGACGTGGGCACGCTCTGAGTTCGAGGGCTTACTCGAGAAGACACCAACAGAAGTCAACTCCTACTTGTCCAATCCTACTGAATATATCAATGCCATGAAGAAAGCAGGTGATGCACAGGCGAGGGAGAATTTGGAACGTGTTATTGAGTGTCTCGACAGGGACAAATGTGAAGGTTTCCAGGACTGCCTCACCTGGGCCCGTCTGAA GTTTGAAGACTACTTTGTGAACCGTGTCAAGCAGTTGACCTTTACTTTCCCGGAGGATGCTTCAACCAGCTCAGGGGCCCGATTCTGGTCTGCACCTAAGCGCTTCCCCCGTCCTCTTGAGTTCTCAGTAGATGACCTCAGTCACCTGCAATTCATCATGGCTGCATCCATCCTGCGTGCTGAGACATTTGGCATCCCAATTCCTGACTGGGTTAAGAACCCTAGTAAATGTGCAACTGCTGTTAACAACGTTATAGTCCCGGATTTCCAACCAAAGGAGGGAGTTAATATCGTAACCGATGAAAAAGCAACAAACCTCTCCTCTGCATCTATAGATGATGCATCAGTTATCAACGATCTGACTAGAAAGGTGGAGGACTGCAGTAGTAAGTTGCCTTCTGGGTTTCGAATGAGCCCAGTACAATTTGAAAAG GATGATGACACAAATTACCACATGGACTTGATAGCTGGATTCGCTAACATGCGGGCAAGGAACTACAGTATTCCTGAAGTGGACAAGTTGAAGGCTAAGTTTATCGCTGGGAGAATCATACCTGCAATTGCAACCTCCACAGCAATGGCAACTGGTCTTGTTTGCCTGGAGCTATACAAGGTGATAGATGGAGCACACAAGGTTGAGGATTACAGGAACACTTTTGCAAACTTGGCACTCCCACTATTTTCAATGGCAGAGCCAGTTCCACCAAAGGTTTTCAAGCACAGAGATATGGCATGGACCGTGTGGGATAGATGGGTTCTCAGGGACAATCCTACCTTGAGGGAGCTGATGCAGTGGTTGAAGGACAAGGGTCTGAATGCATACAGCATTTCGTGCGGAACcagcttgctcttcaacagtttGTTCCCCAGGCACAAGGACAGGATGGATAGAAAGGTGGTTGACCTAGCCAGGGAAGTTGCTAAAGTTGAAGTGCCTCCATACCGACGCCATATTGATGTGGTGGTGGCCTGTGAGGATGACGAGGATAACGACATTGATATCCCACTGGTTTCTGTTTACTTCCAGTAG
- the LOC113284179 gene encoding ubiquitin-activating enzyme E1 1-like isoform X2, with product MLPKKRPTTVLVDNTNINTAGEGESLLKKSRIDCMISSATENTTNSSSGNGNFNSGSSGDIVVNNPDTPMAMGDGSSNDIDEDLHSRQLAVYGRETMRRLFGANVLISGMNGLGAEIAKNLILAGVKSVTLHDEGTVELWDLSGNFLFAETDVGKNRALASVQKLQELNNAVAVSTLTEKLSKEQLSNYQAVVFTDIGLESAIEFDEYCHNHKPAISFIKTEVRGLFGSVFCDFGPEFTVVDVDGEEPHTGIIASISNDNPALVSCVDDERLEFQDGDLVVFSEVHGMTELNDGQPRKVKNARPYSFELDVDTTNYGGYMRGGIVTQVKQPKVLKFRTLKEAMNDPGDYLLSDFSKFDRPPLLHLAFQALDKFIGELGRFPAAGSEEDAQKLISFSKTINETSGDVRLEEIDEKLLRHFSFGSKAVLNPMAAMFGGIVGQEVVKACSGKFHPLYQFFYFDSVESLPAEPLDPSDLKPVNSRYDAQISVFGSKLQKKLEDSKVFMVGSGALGCEFLKNLALMGVSCSNQGKLTITDDDVIEKSNLSRQFLFRDWNIGQAKSTVAASAASSINPNLHIEALQNRASPETESVFNDAFWENLNVVVNALDNVNARIYMDQKCLYFQKPLLESGTLGAKCNTQMVIPHLTENYGASRDPPEKQAPMCTVHSFPHNIDHCLTWARSEFEGLLEKTPTEVNSYLSNPTEYINAMKKAGDAQARENLERVIECLDRDKCEGFQDCLTWARLKFEDYFVNRVKQLTFTFPEDASTSSGARFWSAPKRFPRPLEFSVDDLSHLQFIMAASILRAETFGIPIPDWVKNPSKCATAVNNVIVPDFQPKEGVNIVTDEKATNLSSASIDDASVINDLTRKVEDCSSKLPSGFRMSPVQFEKDDDTNYHMDLIAGFANMRARNYSIPEVDKLKAKFIAGRIIPAIATSTAMATGLVCLELYKVIDGAHKVEDYRNTFANLALPLFSMAEPVPPKVFKHRDMAWTVWDRWVLRDNPTLRELMQWLKDKGLNAYSISCGTSLLFNSLFPRHKDRMDRKVVDLAREVAKVEVPPYRRHIDVVVACEDDEDNDIDIPLVSVYFQ from the exons ATGCTTCCTAAAAAGAGACCTACTACTGTGTTAGTAGACAACACCAACATCAACACGGCAGGGGAAGGAGAATCATTGCTTAAGAAATCGAGGATTGATTGTATGATTTCTTCAGCTACTGAGAATACCACCAACAGCAGTAGTGGTAACGGGAATTTTAATTCTGGTAGTAGTGGAGATATTGTGGTGAATAATCCAGATACACCAATGGCAATGGGTGATGGAAGTTCAAATGATATTGACGAAGATCTTCATAGTCGACAACTTGCTGTTTATGGACGTGAAACCATGAGGAGGCTGTTTGGTGCGAATGTGCTTATATCTGGGATGAACGGATTGGGTGCAGAAATTG CAAAGAATCTTATTCTCGCTGGTGTCAAATCCGTAACTCTTCATGACGAAGGCACAGTGGAGCTGTGGGACTTGTCTGGCAACTTTCTTTTCGCTGAAACAGATGTGGGAAAGAATAGGGCCCTTGCTTCTGTGCAAAAGCTGCAAGAGTTGAACAACGCGGTAGCTGTTTCAACCTTAACAGAGAAACTGTCTAAGGAGCAGCTTTCCAACTACCAG GCTGTCGTATTTACTGATATCGGCTTGGAGTCTGCCATTGAGTTTGACGAATACTGTCATAATCACAAGCCTGCGATCTCTTTCATCAAAACTGAAGTCCGGGGTCTTTTTGGCTCTGTATTCTGCGATTTTGGTCCTGAATTTACTGTTGTGGATGTTGATGGGGAGGAGCCACATACGGGTATAATTGCATCCATCAGTAATGACAATCCTGCACTTGTTTCTTGCGTTGATGATGAGCGACTGGAGTTTCAAGATGGAGACCTAGTTGTATTCTCTGAAGTTCATGGGATGACAGAACTGAATGATGGACAGCCCAGGAAGGTCAAAAATGCCAGACCTTACTCCTTTGAACTTGACGTGGACACTACAAATTATGGGGGGTATATGAGAGGTGGTATAGTCACACAGGTGAAACAACCGAAGGTGTTGAAGTTTAGGACACTGAAAGAAGCGATGAATGATCCTGGTGATTATCTTCTGAGTGATTTTTCTAAGTTTGATCGCCCCCCTCTGCTGCACTTGGCTTTTCAAGCATTGGATAAGTTCATAGGGGAATTGGGACGATTCCCTGCTGCTGGGTCAGAAGAGGATGCACAAAAGCTGATTTCTTTCTCTAAAACCATCAATGAAACTTCTGGCGATGTACGGCTGGAGGAGATTGATGAGAAACTATTGCGCCATTTCTCCTTTGGCTCCAAAGCTGTTTTAAATCCCATGGCGGCCATGTTTGGTGGTATTGTAGGCCAAGAGGTTGTGAAAGCATGCTCTGGAAAGTTCCATCCTCTTTATCAG TTCTTTTACTTTGACTCTGTTGAATCTCTTCCTGCCGAGCCATTGGATCCTAGCGATTTGAAACCAGTAAATAGCCGGTATGATGCGCAAATATCAGTGTTCGGATCCaagctccagaagaaactcgaggATTCTAAAGTGTTTATGGTTGGATCTGGTGCTCTTGGTTGTGAATTCTTGAAGAACCTAGCTCTGAtgggagtttcctgcagcaaccAAGGGAAGCTAACAATTACTGATGATGATGTCATTGAGAAGAGTAATCTTAGCAGACAGTTTCTTTTCAGGGACTGGAACATTGGCCAGGCTAAGTCTACAGTTGCTGCCTCTGCCGCCTCGTCAATAAATCCAAACTTGCACATTGAAGCTCTTCAAAATCGTGCATCTCCTGAAACAGAAAGTGTGTTTAATGATGCATTTTGGGAAAATCTGAATGTTGTTGTCAATGCACTCGATAACGTGAACGCTAGGATATATATGGATCAGAAGTGCTTGTATTTCCAGAAACCACTTCTGGAGTCTGGAACTTTAGGTGCTAAATGCAACACTCAGATGGTTATTCCCCATTTGACGGAGAACTATGGTGCCTCAAGGGACCCACCAGAAAAGCAGGCGCCAATGTGTACCGTTCACTCATTCCCACACAACATTGATCACTGCTTGACGTGGGCACGCTCTGAGTTCGAGGGCTTACTCGAGAAGACACCAACAGAAGTCAACTCCTACTTGTCCAATCCTACTGAATATATCAATGCCATGAAGAAAGCAGGTGATGCACAGGCGAGGGAGAATTTGGAACGTGTTATTGAGTGTCTCGACAGGGACAAATGTGAAGGTTTCCAGGACTGCCTCACCTGGGCCCGTCTGAA GTTTGAAGACTACTTTGTGAACCGTGTCAAGCAGTTGACCTTTACTTTCCCGGAGGATGCTTCAACCAGCTCAGGGGCCCGATTCTGGTCTGCACCTAAGCGCTTCCCCCGTCCTCTTGAGTTCTCAGTAGATGACCTCAGTCACCTGCAATTCATCATGGCTGCATCCATCCTGCGTGCTGAGACATTTGGCATCCCAATTCCTGACTGGGTTAAGAACCCTAGTAAATGTGCAACTGCTGTTAACAACGTTATAGTCCCGGATTTCCAACCAAAGGAGGGAGTTAATATCGTAACCGATGAAAAAGCAACAAACCTCTCCTCTGCATCTATAGATGATGCATCAGTTATCAACGATCTGACTAGAAAGGTGGAGGACTGCAGTAGTAAGTTGCCTTCTGGGTTTCGAATGAGCCCAGTACAATTTGAAAAG GATGATGACACAAATTACCACATGGACTTGATAGCTGGATTCGCTAACATGCGGGCAAGGAACTACAGTATTCCTGAAGTGGACAAGTTGAAGGCTAAGTTTATCGCTGGGAGAATCATACCTGCAATTGCAACCTCCACAGCAATGGCAACTGGTCTTGTTTGCCTGGAGCTATACAAGGTGATAGATGGAGCACACAAGGTTGAGGATTACAGGAACACTTTTGCAAACTTGGCACTCCCACTATTTTCAATGGCAGAGCCAGTTCCACCAAAGGTTTTCAAGCACAGAGATATGGCATGGACCGTGTGGGATAGATGGGTTCTCAGGGACAATCCTACCTTGAGGGAGCTGATGCAGTGGTTGAAGGACAAGGGTCTGAATGCATACAGCATTTCGTGCGGAACcagcttgctcttcaacagtttGTTCCCCAGGCACAAGGACAGGATGGATAGAAAGGTGGTTGACCTAGCCAGGGAAGTTGCTAAAGTTGAAGTGCCTCCATACCGACGCCATATTGATGTGGTGGTGGCCTGTGAGGATGACGAGGATAACGACATTGATATCCCACTGGTTTCTGTTTACTTCCAGTAG
- the LOC113284181 gene encoding sister chromatid cohesion 1 protein 1-like codes for MFYSHQLLARKAPLGQIWMAATLHAKINRRKLDKLNLVKICEEILNPSVPMALRLSGILMGGVVIVYERKVKLLLDDVSRLLVEINEAWKVKTVRDPNVLPKGKNQAKYEKVTMTKNNDPVTMDTAEIEQSLNFSNHYNADDEAGYFTMRLDRIDEPFTNEENARDPEEDQKHHQADRDNITLFDPFDSNQPEQHLFNRFERFDIEGDEDMNANFTSHEHSQMHTTLIPSPPPEIPEPVPMEIDDMRNEHPEGPEPQNNQQADERRDDVQQVQEDDVKPVIIKGNTRRRKTVQLAMDFEPIIGGSVYQSWLQDASNLVGRKKRAKSITRMKIAQLMDIPPVALVMGLAGKYSTEIYYPKPLLDLYMRSIQIRPPRDSPAGNTSGPQPPEPVSPIDGNPMELPDEDPQIGVRTRSKQRSTEKQMPNHPVPAEDFQSGVESRSKQPSIEKQMQMPNLDNFEFPVNEASMMFTPGHSGDNERSAPSSGSGNGFLNLEPEVQLHSGSRKRHSSRHSGGNLASVAEDKIWDLPEPDFKFRRFSENGFLHENETLVETGPTPTQHPPADQDQPMDKITDTIRMHLKTHFETPGASQVESLDQLASGADRKKAAQLFYQTLVLATFDHLKVQQTVAYGEILISKGPKM; via the exons ATGTTTTACTCTCATCAACTACTCGCTAGAAAAGCACCATTAGGCCAGATCTG GATGGCGGCGACTCTGCATGCGAAAATCAACAGAAGGAAGCTTGATAAGCTTAATTTAGTGAAGATCTG TGAAGAGATATTGAATCCTTCTGTTCCTATGGCGTTGAGATTATCTGGGATTTTAATGG GTGGAGTTGTAATAGTCTATGAGAGGAAAGTGAAGCTTCTGCTTG ATGATGTATCTCGATTACTG GTGGAAATTAATGAAGCGTGGAAGGTAAAAACAGTTCGAGATCCAAATGTACTCCCAAAAGGGAAGAATCAAGCTAA gTATGAAAAAGTAACAATGACGAAAAATAATGATCCAGTAACGATGGATACAGCAGAGATTGAACAATCCTTAAACTTCTCCAACCATTACAACGCTGACGATGAAGCTGGTTATTTCACCATG AGGCTGGACCGTATTGATGAGCCTTTTACTAATGAGGAGAATGCAAGAGATCCGGAGGAGGATCAGAAACATCACCAAG CTGATAGAGACAACATCACCTTATTTGACCCTTTTGATTCAAACCAGCCAGAGCAACATCTATTTAATCGTTTCGAGAg GTTTGATATTGAAGGAGATGAAGACATGAATGCAAATTTCACTTCACATGAGCACTCACAGATGCATACAACTCTTATACCTTCCCCGCCACCAGAAATTCCTGAACCAG TCCCTATGGAAATTGATGACATGAGAAATGAACACCCAGAAGGGCCAGAACCACAAAACAATCAGCAAGCTGACGAACGCAGAGATGACGTTCAACAG GTGCAAGAGGATGACGTTAAGCCAGTGATAATAAAGGGGAATACGAGAAGAAGAAAAACGGTCCAGCTTGCTATGGATTTCGAACCGATCATCGGAGGCTCTGTTTACCAGAGCTGGCTTCAAGACGCCTCCAACCTTGTAGGAAGAAAGAAG AGAGCCAAATCCATCACTAGAATGAAGATAGCACAGCTCATGGACATCCCTCCTGTGGCACTTGTAATGGGATTAGCAGGAAAGTATAGCACAGAGATCTATTATCCAAAGCCTCTGCTAGACCTATATATGAGAAGCATCCAGATTCGTCCACCTCGTGATTCCCCTGCTG GAAATACTTCAGGACCCCAACCACCTGAACCAGTATCACCAATTGATGGAAATCCAATGGAACTG CCTGATGAAGATCCGCAGATTGGTGTTAGGACTCGTTCAAAGCAACGATCCACTGAGAAGCAAATGCCCAACCATCCTGTC CCTGCTGAAGATTTTCAGAGCGGTGTAGAATCTCGTTCTAAGCAACCATCCATTGAGAAGCAAATGCAAATGCCCAACTTAGACAACTTTGAGTTCCCTGTAAATGAGGCCAGCATGATGTTCACTCCTGGACATTCTG GGGACAATGAGAGATCCGCTCCAAGCTCTGGATCCGGAAATGGCTTCCTGAACTTAGAACCAGAAGTCCAATTACATTCGGGAAG CAGAAAAAGGCATTCATCAAGGCACAGTGGAGGGAACCTTGCTTCAGTAGCAGAGGATAAAATATGGGATCTACCTGAACCTGATTTCAAGTTCAGAAGATTCTCAGAAAATGGGTTCTTACATGAGAATG AAACTCTGGTTGAAACTGGACCAACTCCAACCCAACATCCACCTGCAGACCAGGACCAACCTATGGACAAGATCACTGACACAATCCGAAT GCACCTAAAGACACATTTTGAAACGCCAGGAGCTTCTCAAGTAGAGTCCCTAGATCAGCTAGCTAGTGGAGCAGACCGGAAGAAAGCTGCCCAGCTCTTCTACCAAACCTTAG TTCTAGCTACCTTCGATCACCTGAAGGTTCAGCAAACAGTGGCGTATGGGGAAATATTGATTTCCAAAGGACCAAAGATGTGA
- the LOC113284180 gene encoding LRR repeats and ubiquitin-like domain-containing protein At2g30105, whose translation MEGRGEEEENVSAPLLNIQVKFSGRSIPVSLSTESTIKDLKSLLQPLTNVLPRGQKLIFKGKVLEDTMKLKSTDITNGSKLMLMASQGLHQGDGPITKQVLSSGSGLRKPSNDGGSAQGLMDRKVEAASVVVDKSRSKHWKITGVVALSGCQLKVIPEEVWGCRSSIRVLDISRNSIHEVPAKIGSLSSIQKILLNENGIRDECISWEGVVSLPSLTILNLNHNGLTSLPSGLGALVSLAQLHVANNKLTSLPVEIGLLTRLEILKVNNNRISSIPSHIGNCVSLVEVDLASNHLVEFPDTIGSLRNLKALHLSNNGLKSLPSTLFKLCTQLSTLDLHNTEITIDILRQFEGWEAFDERRRLKHQKQLDFRVGSSGAFDEGADKH comes from the exons atggaaggaagaggagaagaagaagagaatgttaGTGCACCACTTCTTAACATCCAAGTGAAGTTCAGTGGAagatcaataccagtatcactttcTACAGAATCAACCATTAAAGACCTTAAATCTCTTCTTCAACCTCTCACTAATGTCCTTCCTAGAGGTCAAAAACTCATCTTCAAAG GGAAGGTTTTGGAGGACACCATGAAATTGAAATCAACAGATATTACAAATGGATCTAAGCTTATGCTCATGGCTTCTCAGGGTTTACATCAAGGG GATGGACCAATTACAAAACAAGTACTATCCAGTGGTTCTGGATTGAGAAAACCTTCCAATGATGGTGGTAGTGCTCAAGGATTAATGGATAGGAAGGTTGAAGCAGCAAGTGTTGTTGTTGATAAGAGTAGGTCAAAACATTGGAAGATTACAGGAGTTGTAGCTTTATCAGGTTGTCAATTGAAGGTTATTCCTGAAGAAGTATGGGGTTGTCGGTCTTCGATAAGAGTGTTGGATATAAGTAGAAATTCTATTCATGAAGTGCCTGCTAAGATTGGTTCTTTAAGCTCTATACAG AAAATACTACTTAACGAAAATGGCATACGGGATGAATGTATTAGCTGGGAAGGTGTTGTGTCATTGCCGTCTTTAACGATTCTAAATTTAAACCACAATGG TTTAACTTCATTACCTTCTGGATTGGGTGCTTTGGTCTCTCTTGCACAACTTCATGTTGCAAACAACAAGCTGACTAGTTTGCCAGTTGAAATTGGACTCCTAACTCGTTTGGAAATTTTGAAAGTAAACAATAACAG GATAAGCTCAATTCCGTCGCACATAGGGAACTGTGTCTCCCTTGTCGAG GTTGATCTTGCATCCAATCATTTGGTAGAATTTCCTGACACAATTGGGAGTTTACGGAATCTTAAG GCTCTGCATCTTAGTAACAATGGCCTCAAATCCCTTCCTTCGACGCTTTTCAAACTGTGCACCCAGCtctcaactcttgatcttcatAACACGGAAATCACAATCGATATTCTCCGTCAG TTTGAAGGATGGGAAGCTTTTGATGAGCGTCGTAGATTAAAGCATCAGAAGCAACTGGACTTCAGAGTAGGAAGCTCTGGTGCATTTGACGAAGGTGCTGATAAACATTGA